Proteins from one Cervus canadensis isolate Bull #8, Minnesota chromosome 25, ASM1932006v1, whole genome shotgun sequence genomic window:
- the LOC122427148 gene encoding olfactory receptor 10AD1-like, producing MVDTRNGSTVTEFVLVGFEQSSPSTQALLFALFLALYSLAMAMNGLIIFITWTDPRLNSPMYFFLGHLSFLDVCFITTTIPQMLVHLVIKNHTLTFASCLTQMYLVFGVGVAECILLAFMAYDRYVAICHPLTYAQVMSRQVCVRLVSTAWFFGLINGILLDYMTFRGPFCSDNHIENFFCEAPIVIALSCGDPQFSLRVIFADAIVVLLSPMALIVISYARILASILGKACSSSRGKTFSTCASHLTVVIFFYTSAMFSYMNPRSTHGPDKDKPFSLLYTIITPMCNPIIYSFRNKEMKGAMVRALGRSSLSQAESV from the coding sequence ATGGTAGACACAAGGAATGGCAGCACCGTGACTGAGTTTGTCCTTGTGGGCTTTGAGCAGAGCTCCCCATCCACTCAGGCATTGCTCTTTGCTCTCTTCCTAGCCCTCTACAGCCTGGCCATGGCCATGAACGGCCTCATCATCTTCATCACCTGGACAGACCCCAGGCTCAACagtcccatgtacttcttccttggCCACCTGTCCTTCCTAGATGTCTgcttcatcaccaccaccatcccgcAGATGCTGGTCcacttagtgataaagaatcacaCCCTCACCTTTGCCTCCTGCTTAACCCAGATGTATCTGGTCTTTGGCGTGGGTGTGGCTGAGTGCATCCTCTTGGCTTTCATGGCCTATGACCGTTATGTTGCCATCTGCCACCCACTGACCTATGCCCAGGTTATGAGCCGGCAGGTCTGTGTGAGACTGGTGAGTACAGCCTGGTTCTTTGGGCTGATCAATGGCATCCTGCTTGACTACATGACATTTCGTGGTCCCTTCTGCAGCGACAACCATATAGAAAACTTCTTCTGTGAGGCCCCCATAGTGATTGCTCTCTCCTGTGGAGACCCCCAGTTTAGCCTGAGAGTCATCTTTGCTGATGCCATTGTGGTGCTGCTCAGCCCCATGGCGCTCATCGTCATCTCCTATGCCCGCATCCTGGCCTCCATCCTGGGCAAGGCCTGCTCCTCTAGTCGGGGGAAGACCTTCTCTACTTGTGCCTCCCATCTGACCGTGGTCATCTTTTTCTACACCTCAGCCATGTTCTCTTACATGAACCCACGCAGCACACATGGTCCTGACAAAGACAAGCCTTTCTCCCTCCTCTACACCATCATCACCCCCATGTGCAACCCCATCATCTACAGTTTCcgaaacaaagaaatgaaggggGCCATGGTGAGGGCCCTTGGGAGAAGCAGTCTGTCCCAGGCAGAGTCTGTGTAG
- the PALM gene encoding paralemmin-1 — protein sequence MEVLAAETPSQQERLQAIAEKRRRQAEIENRRRQLEDDRRQLQHLKSKALRERWLLEGTPSSASEGDEDMRRQMQEDEQKARHLEESISRLEQEIEELENTDALPTAAARGSVATPSPAPRPAPEDQRAEAMPNAQQTPVGTPKEKQISNTPLRTVDGSTMMKAVVHAMDGTAENGIHPLSSSEVDELIHKADEVTLSEAGSVVGAVETRGPSEEAVRTTPSRREITGVQAQPGEATSGPPGIQPGQEPPVTMIFMGYQNVEDEAETQKVLGLQDTITAELVVIEDAAEPKEPAPPNGSAAEPPATEGSREENQVGPEAPAAEPQDLDMKKQRCKCCSIM from the coding sequence ATGGAGGTCCTGGCGGCAGAGACCCCATCCCAGCAGGAGCGACTGCAGGCCATTGCAGAGAAGCGGCGGAGGCAGGCAGAGATCGAGAACAGGCGCAGGCAGCTGGAGGACGACCGGAGGCAGCTGCAGCACCTGAAGTCCAAGGCGCTGCGGGAACGCTGGCTGCTGGAGGGGACGCCGTCTTCGGCCTCGGAGGGGGATGAGGACATGAGGAGACAGATGCAGGAGGACGAGCAGAAGGCGCGGCACCTGGAGGAGTCCATCTCCAGGCTGGAGCAGGAGATCGAGGAGCTGGAGAACACGGATGCGCTGCCCACCGCCGCCGCCAGGGGGAGCGTGGCTACCCcgagccccgccccccgccccgccccggaaGACCAGAGAGCAGAGGCCATGCCCAACGCTCAGCAGACCCCGGTGGGCACGCCCAAAGAGAAGCAAATCTCCAACACCCCTCTGAGGACAGTCGACGGCTCCACCATGATGAAGGCAGTGGTCCACGCCATGGACGGCACGGCAGAGAATGGGATTCACCCGCTGAGTTCCTCAGAGGTGGACGAACTCATCCACAAGGCGGACGAGGTCACGCTGAGCGAGGCGGGGTCAGTGGTTGGGGCAGTAGAAACCCGGGGGCCATCAGAAGAGGCTGTCCGGACCACACCCTCCAGGCGGGAGATCACTGGTGTTCAGGCCCAGCCTGGGGAGGCCACCTCGGGCCCGCCCGGCATCCAGCCCGGCCAGGAGCCCCCAGTCACCATGATCTTCATGGGCTACCAGAACGTGGAGGATGAGGCCGAGACCCAGAAGGTGCTGGGTTTGCAGGACACCATCACAGCAGAGCTGGTGGTCATCGAGGATGCAGCTGAGCCCAAGGAGCCTGCCCCGCCCAACGGCAGTGCGGCTGAGCCCCCTGCCACTGAGGGCTCCAGGGAAGAGAACCAGGTGGGGCCTGAGGCCCCCGCCGCCGAGCCCCAGGACCTCGACATGAAGAAGCAGCGCTGTAAATGCTGCTCCATCATGTGA
- the LOC122427149 gene encoding olfactory receptor 10AD1-like: MAYYPNTAYTCQETATGNAKLKKLALSLLCFSCPLSSSRSKPVDLRNGSTVTEFILVGFEQSSPSTRALLFALFLALYSLAMAMNGLIIFITWTDPRLNSPMYFFLGHLSFLDVCFITTTIPQMLVHLVIKNHTLTFVSCMTQMYLVFFVGVAECILLAFMAYDRYAAICHPLSYAHIMSRQVCVSLVSTAWSFGLINGIMLEYMSFRNPFCRDNHIENFFCEAPIVIALSCGDPQFSLRVIFADAIVVLLSPMVLIIISYARILASILGRNSSSGRSKTFSTCASHLTVVIFLYTSAMFSYMNPRTTHGPNKDKPFSLLYTIITPMCNPIIYSFRNKEMKGAMARALGRSNLSQAESV; encoded by the coding sequence CTATCTCTCTTGTGCTTTTCCTGTCCTTTGTCCTCAAGCAGATCCAAGCCAGTGGACCTAAGGAATGGCAGCACCGTGACTGAGTTTATCCTCGTGGGCTTTGAGCAGAGCTCCCCATCCACTCGGGCATTGCTCTTTGCCCTCTTCCTAGCCCTCTACAGCCTGGCCATGGCCATGAACGGCCTCATCATCTTCATCACCTGGACAGACCCCAGGCTCAACagccccatgtacttcttccttggCCACCTGTCCTTCCTGGATGTCTgcttcatcaccaccaccatcccgcAGATGCTGGTCcacttagtgataaagaatcacaCCCTCACCTTTGTCTCTTGCATGACCCAGATGTACTTGGTCTTCTTCGTGGGTGTGGCTGAGTGCATCCTCTTGGCTTTCATGGCCTATGACCGTTATGCTGCCATCTGCCACCCACTTAGCTATGCCCACATCATGAGCCGGCAGGTCTGTGTGAGCCTGGTGAGTACTGCCTGGTCCTTTGGGCTGATCAATGGCATCATGCTTGAGTATATGTCATTCCGGAATCCCTTCTGCAGAGACAACCACATAGAAAACTTCTTCTGTGAGGCCCCCATAGTGATTGCTCTCTCCTGTGGAGACCCCCAGTTTAGCCTGAGAGTCATCTTTGCTGATGCCATTGTGGTGCTGCTCAGCCCCATGGTGCTCATCATCATCTCCTATGCCCGAATCCTGGCCTCCATCCTGGGCAGGAACTCCTCCTCTGGTCGGAGCAAGACTTTCTCTACTTGTGCCTCCCATCTGACTGTGGTCATTTTTCTCTATACCTCAGCCATGTTCTCTTACATGAACCCCCGTACCACACACGGTCCCAACAAAGACAAGCCTTTCTCCCTCCTATACACCATCATCACCCCCATGTGCAACCCCATCATCTACAGTTTCcgaaacaaagaaatgaaggggGCAATGGCGAGGGCCCTTGGGAGGAGCAATCTTTCCCAGGCAGAATCAGTCTAG